The sequence below is a genomic window from Glandiceps talaboti chromosome 14, keGlaTala1.1, whole genome shotgun sequence.
ATTAGTGCTCTTGGACCTGTCTGCAGCGTTCGATACAATCAACCACACAAGGCTCATATCTCGCCTTCATGACATAGGAATTAGAGGAGCGGCACTAGAATGGTTTCAATCATATCTGAGCGGTCGTACACAATCAGTAGTTATTGATGATGTCCTTTCTGATGCTGTTTCTCTTAACACAGGTGTCCCACAAGGCTCAGTGTTAGGACCGATACTTTTTCTCATATACATCTTGCCGCTTGCTGATATTATtaataaacataacatttttCGGCATGGTTATGCTGACGACACACAATTGTACACCAGATTCTCACTCAAAGATGAACATGGACTGCAGCATGCCACAACCAAAGTTGAACATTGTATATCAGATGTGAGAAATTGGCTAAACAAAAATGAACTGAAGATAAACGACGGCAAGACAGAATTCCTAGTTATCACCGCGCCAAAACACAAGGAGCGAATTCTGCGTAAGAACCCACAGATCCACGTCGGTAATGAGCTGATCCACCCATCACCTTTTGTTCGTAACCTAGGCGCACATTTCGACTGTACTATGTCTATGGTTCCACATGTGAGCAACATCGTAAAGAATGTTTACTATCAACTCCGGCGAATAAATGGAATACGATGTCACCTGGATAGGGAAACGTGTGCCAAAATCCTCCATGCTCTAGTCACATCGCGTTTAGATTTTAACAACGGTTTATTACTTAGGTTGCCAGATAAAACTCTCTCACGTATACAGGTTGCACAGAACAGTGCTGCCAGACTGCTCACTAACACTAAGAAACGAGAACATATCACCCCTTGTCTATACAATCTTCACTGGCTCCCAGTGCAGCAgagaataaaatttaaaattctctGTCTAATTCATAAGGCAGTATTCTCAAATGATTCACCAGCCTATTTGAAGTCTCTAGTCACCATCAATATTCCTTCTAGAAATCTACGATCAGCTAGTGATACTACCAGACTGTCTGTTGACAGAGTTAGAAATTCCTATGGATATAGACTCCTTTCAACCACTGGTGCCACTTTGTGGAATAATCTGCCCTTGACCATGAAAAACCATAGTCATGGTAGATTTAAAAAAGATCTAAAAACAATACTGTTCaatgaatattacaattaatgTTTATGCATGTTGATTTGTGACCAGATTTTGTCTCCATAgagtctttattttattttaaagaacaCCAGTAAGTcctttattttaatatacatcGTCAGTTTTTAGAATccttttattacttttttttttaaaactgttgtCAGGCGCATAGAAACGTATTGTGAATTTGCGcggataaatgaataaattattattattattattataatgccgtggtttctgtaactctatgtaattacaccctatatatagggtgtcgGGCTTCAATGACTTGGTTTCTATAACTCTAAGTAAATACACCCTAtgtatagggtatcaggctttaatgacttggtttctgtaactctatgttattacaccctatatatatagggtgtcaggcttcaAGGACTTGGTtactgtaactctatgtaagtacACCCTATATATATGGTGTcgggctttaatgacttggtttctgtaactctctgtaattacaccctatatatagggtatcaggctttgatgacttggtttctgtaactctatgtaattacaccctatatctGAGGGTGTCAGGCTTCAAGGACTTGGTTTCTGCAACTTTATGTAAATACACTCTATAAATATAGGATGTAATTAATTCTTTCAACATTCTGTAAAAATTCTTTAAATCATTAATGATCAACAATTTACGCCAATATCAAGTCACTTTATTTATAAGATCATTTTCAGATGTTTCAAATGTATCACCGTCACACGTGAATGAAAGTGCAACGATGACCTCCTCACTGAATATCCACAGAAAATGCGTAGTGGTCTGTTACACATGAGTGCGGCGATCAGTTACTGTAACGTGGTTGACAAGCCAATGATGGGGTTCGTTTCACATCAGTTGTTAAACCGGGTCGAAGAACTACCAAGATGTATCAGAACGAAGAACCAAAGATCAAATTAAACGTtgaatcaaattaaaatatgtttttcaAGTGCTTACCTGTTGCATAAATAATACCACTGGACACATGAATTCACTAAAAATCCAATCTTTCATCAAAGCATATACAAAACTAAAAGGCATGGCAAATATTGCCAAGGCCATGTCAGCTACAGCCAGGTTGATGAGGTACTTGTTCAGAGTGGTCTTGGTGCGAGCTCCCAGTGTAAGAACGAGGATGACGATAGCATTTCCAATGAGCGTTAGCAGGATCGTCGAGGTATACACAGTGATCAGAACTATTTTGGCGGCATCAGTCAGTTCTCCTCTTTTGCAGTTAAAATCAAGATCATAGTCCGATGCATTGAAGTTTTCAGTGACATTAAAGTCCGGGTAATCAAAGGAATAATCGCAATCCTCGGGAAAACAGATGCATTCAAAATATTCTTTATCGTCTATGTCGAATACGTACGCATCACTGTTTGTGGTCTCCGTTGAGTATTTCATGATCTGTTGGTATCTTTTTATTCTCAAAAACCAGTTCCAACAACGAAAGCGATTGAACTGGAAGCGGTGTATACTGACAATACAGAATTGGTCTACCACGCTATATAGGAAGCAATGTTACAACCCTATTTATGTATATCGAGCTGGGGGGTCCTACTAATGCCGTGTGGAATAATTAAATAGAGAGGTGTGGCTTGAGTCAATGATACTCTGCCTTTCAGCAAAATCTGTAGCTGATGGTTATTAAATGGAAAGTGCATTAGTGTCTAGAtctaattgtgtgtgtgtgggggtgggggggggaggggggtgatATATTTCGAATTGAGTAGAGCACC
It includes:
- the LOC144445381 gene encoding neuropeptide Y receptor type 1-like, which encodes MKYSTETTNSDAYVFDIDDKEYFECICFPEDCDYSFDYPDFNVTENFNASDYDLDFNCKRGELTDAAKIVLITVYTSTILLTLIGNAIVILVLTLGARTKTTLNKYLINLAVADMALAIFAMPFSFVYALMKDWIFSEFMCPVVLFMQQVST